One Haliaeetus albicilla chromosome 11, bHalAlb1.1, whole genome shotgun sequence genomic window carries:
- the TMEM72 gene encoding transmembrane protein 72, which yields MRHKAFWSALEYTCRLLGISTAAVLIGVGVETLQRGQFKSLAFYLLFSGVAVTVCEGFFFISLFLEMCFTCKPDSLAQACWKRARCPGSFQKFLGYTLLSVACFLHPVLVWHVTIPGSMLVLTALAYFLLSKRRKSPGHKETHPQAGEYVDPSATMAAPTIAGDTEQTYTFPGAQREQHRSLLGHMKSILKGSKDRSPDPVAPAQSAALPAPRKQVHFQEKVVQIIPSVSESLEDVESEAEETTSDTTPILTPPDAPVILGPLSSTGLF from the exons TGCTGATCGGTGTGGGCGTAGAAACTCTGCAGCGAGGACAGTTCAAAAGCCTGGCTTTCTATCTGCT TTTTTCAGGGGTTGCAGTTACTGTCTGTGAAGGCTTCTTCTTTATCAGTTTGTTCCTGGAGATGTGTTTCAC ATGCAAGCCTGACTCACTGGCACAGGCCTGCTGGAAGCGAGCTAGATGCCCGGGGAGCTTCCAGAAATTCCTGGGGTACACGCTGCTCTCAGTGGCTTGCTTCCTGCATCCCGTCCTCGTCTGGCATGTCACCATCCCTG GGTCTATGCTGGTGCTCACCGCCCTGGCCTACTTCCTGCTGagcaagaggaggaagagcCCAGGGCACAAGGAGACGCATCCCCAGGCAGGAGAGTACGTGGACCCTTCAGCCACCATGGCAGCCCCAACCATTGCTGGTGACACTGAGCAGACCTACACCTTCCCTGGGGCCCAGCGGGAGCAGCACCGCTCGCTGCTGGGCCACATGAAGAGCATTCTGAAGGGCAGCAAGGACAGGAGCCCGGACCCAGTAGCTCCTGCCCAatctgcagccctgccagccccacgcAAGCAAGTGCACTTCCAGGAGAAGGTGGTGCAGATCATCCCCTCTGTCAGCGAGAGCTTGGAGGATGTGGAGAGCGAGGCTGAGGAGACCACATCGGACACAACACCCATCCTCACCCCACCCGATGCCCCCGTCATCCTCGGTCCCCTCAGCTCCACGGGCCTTTTTTGA